Below is a genomic region from Streptomyces ferrugineus.
GATCCAGGCGCGTTGCCGCTGACCGCCGGAGAGCTGGTCGACGGGCTGGTCGCGCAGGGCGGCGGTGCCGGTGCGCTCCAGGGCCTCGTCGACCGCCTTCTGGTCGGCGGCCGACCAGGGGTTCAGCAGCCGCTGGTGCGGATAGCGGCCCAGCCGCACCAGCGCCTCCACGGTGATCGCCTCCGGGGTGACCGGCTGCTGCGGCAGCAGGCCCATACGGCGGGCCAGCGCCCGCGCGGACATCCGGTGGATGTCGGCGCCGTCGAGCGTGACCGACCCGGCGGCCGGGGCGAGGAGCCGGCTCAGCCCTCTCAACAGGGTCGACTTGCCGCAGGCGTTGGGGCCGACGATCGCGGTGACCGCCCCGCCGGGCAGCGTCAGATCGAGGCCGCCGACCACCGTCCGGTCGCCGTAGCGCAGATCGAGGCCCCGGGTGGAGAGCTGGTTGGCGGTCGCGGACATCTGCGGCTCCTGGGTGCCGGTGGGGGACATGTGCGGTGGCTGAACGCCGGTGGAGTGTTGGTGCGGGGCGCCGGTCATCCGTGGTCCCTCCTGACGGGCGAGCTGTGGCGCAGCATCAGCACCAGCAGCCAGGGCGCGCCGAGGGTGGCGGTGACGGCGCCGACGGGCAGCCCCTCGATCGGCAGCAGGTGCTGGACGACCAGGTCGGAGGCGAGCAGCAGCACCGCCCCGGTGAGCGCGGCCAGGCCCAGTGACGCGGCGGTCGGCGGTCCGGTGGCGAACCGCACGATGTGCGGCACGGCGAGCGCCACGAAGGTGACCGGGCCGGCGAGCGCGGCCGCCAGCGACGCCAACGCGACGGCGATCACGAGCAGTTGGAGCCGCGCCGAGGACGTGCGCAGGCCCAGAGCGCCCGCCGAGTCGTCCCCGAGGTCGAGCACGGCCAGCCGCCGGTGCATGGCCAGGGCGGCGGTGAGCGCGAGCACCATGGCGCCGCCCGCTCCCCACACCTCGGTCCAGGTCCGCCCGTACACCGAACCGGTGGTCCACTGCAGCGCCGATCCGGCGAGCTCGGCCGGGAAGCGCACGATCATCAGGTTCACTGCGGCGGCGAGCCCCGCCTGCACGGCGAGCCCGGTGAGCACCAGCCGGGTGACCGCGAGCCCGGAGCCCCAGGCGAACACGCCCAGCAGCAGGGCCGCGAGGAGCCCGCCGCCGAGTGCCCCGAGCGGGATCAGCGCCTGCGATGCCCCGGCGGCGATGAGCGCGACCGCGCCCAGCGACGCCCCGCCGGTCACGCCCATGACGTCGGGGGAGGCCAGCGGATTGCGGAACAGCCGTTGCAGCACGCAGCCCGCCGCCGCGAGCCCGGCACCGGCGACGATCGCCGCGACCGAGCGGGGGGCCCGGAACTGCTGCACCACCAGCACGTCCCCCGGATCGCCGAGCCCGACAAGGGCCCGCAGCGCCGTGCCGGCCGGCATCGGTATCTCACCCGTCGTCAGGGACACGGTGAGCAGCGCGAACAGCAGGGCCAGACCGGTCGCGGCGAACAGCAGGACGCGGCGCCGGACCCGGGCGCGGGACGTGGACTTCGTCCGCACGGAGACGACCGCGGCGCTCACCGGGCCGCCCTCCGCGCCAGCAGCGCCAGCAGGGGCGCGCCCAGGAACGCGGTCACGATGCCGACCTCCAGCTCCGAGGGACGGATCACCAGCCGGCCGAGCACATCGGCCGCGAGCAGCAGCAGCGGGCCGGCGATGAGGCAGCCCGGCACCAGCAGCCGGTGGTCGCCGCCGAGCAGCGGCCGTACGAGATGGGGCGCGGCGAGCCCGATGAAGGCGATCGGGCCGGCCACCGCGACCGCCGACCCGGCGAGCAGGACGACCGCGATGCCGCCGGCCAGCCGGATGCGGGCCACCGGAACCCCGAGCGCCTGGGCCGAGTCGTCGCCCAGGGCGAGGGCGTTGAGGGCAGGGGCGACGGCCAGCGCGACGACCAGGCCGAGCAGCAGGGTCGGCAGGACCGGCCACAGGACGTCCAGGGCGCGCCCGGACAGGGACCCGGCCAGCCAGAAGCGGGCCTCGTCCAGGGTGCGCTGGTTCATCAGCATCACCGCGTTCGTCCAGGACAGCAGCACGAGTTGGAGCACGGTGCCGCCGAGGGCCAGCCGTACGGCGTCGATGTCCCCGGCGCGGCGGGCGAGCGCCTGGGCGAGCAGGGCGGCGGCGGCCGCGCCCGCGAACGCGAACCACACGTACTGGGCGGGGCTGTTGAGCTTCAGCGCGAAGATGGCGACGACGACCGCGAAACCGGCGCCCGCGTTGATGCCGAGCGTGGTCGGCGAGGCCAGCGGATTGCGGGTGATGCCCTGGGCGACGGCCCCGGCGACCCCGAGCGCGGCGCCGACCGCGAGCCCGATGACGGTTCTCGGCAGGCGCAGCCCGGTCACCACGAGGGCTTCGCGACCGTGAGCGTTCCCGAACAGCGCGTCGGCCACCGTGCCGAGCGGCACGGAGCGGGCACCGAGGGCGAGGCTCAGCGCGGTGCAGAGCGCGAGGGCGGCGAGTCCGGTGAGGAAGAGCGGTATGTGCCGCAGGGCACGGAAGGGCACACCGATGGGTGCGCCCCGTTGGGTCGCAGTCACAAGCCGTGAGCTTAGGTTAGGCTTGCTTTATGTTTCAACTGCTGTGTGATCACTGTGGCGTACGCGATAGGTGATCAGTCGCAACCGGTCCACCTGGCATTCTGCGCTTGATCACTATTATAAGGTAAGCCTTACCTAGCTGCCTCTCATTGAAACCTCGTACAGGAGCACAGATGTCCGTGGCGCGCACGCTCGGTGATGTCTATGCCCGGCTCACCGAACTCTGCACGGTGCTGTCGGTGCGAGTCGCCGAGGAGGGCCGGGCAGGTGTGTCGGCGGCGGAGTTGGTCAAGGACGAGTCCGTGCTCGACGCCTTCGTGGCGGCCGAGGCGGCCCGGATTCACGACCGCTACGGGGTCGTTCCGCGTCGCGACGTCGCCGCCTCGCGCGCCCTGCACGACTACGCCTGGTCGGTCTCGCTCCTGATGAGCGGAGCCCGGTACCTCGAACGCCGAGTGCCCCGGATCCGGCCCGAGGACCTGCGCCTGGACCTCGCCACCGCCGAGTTCACCATCACGCCCGGGAGCGACCTCACCTGCCTGACCGACGACCCGGCGGCCAGACTTCCCGGAGTGGTGACGGTCCCTCATGAAGAGGCGCTGGACGGCGAGTTGCGGGCCGCGGTCGCCGATCACATGGGCCCGCTGCTGGACGCCATCGGACCCATCGCCCGGCGCCGCTCACGCGCCCTGTGGGGCATGGTCTGCGACGACCTGGTCTCCGGCATCTGGTACCTCGGCCGCATGCTGGGCCGCGAGGACGAGGCCGTGCGGGCGGCCGGCCGACTGCTGCCGGGCCCCGTGGCCCCGTACCCGAGCGGCGCCGACTTCCGTCACCTCACGACCGACGACGGGCGCCGGCACCCCACCCGCACCCGCGCCGGATGCTGCATGTACTACACGATCCGCCCGGCCGAGGCGTGCGCCACCTGCCCCCGCACCTGCGACGCGGAGCGGCTGCGCCGCCTTCAGGGCTGAAACGGCGATCGGCGGCCGCGCCGCATGACACGGCGCGCCACAACCGGCCGAGTTCACTCGGCCGTGGCCAGGAACTGCGTCGCCGCCAGCTCCGCGTACAGCGGGTCCGCGGCCACCAGTTCGCGATGCGTGCCCACCGCGCGCACCCGGCCCGCGTCCATCACCACGATCCGGTCGGCCATCGTCACCGTCGACAGACGGTGCGCGACGACCAGCACCGTGGTGGTACGGGCGACATCGGCGACCGTGTCGCGCAGCGCCGCCTCGTTCACCGCGTCCAACTGGGACGTCGCCTCGTCGAGCAGCAGCAGCCGGGGGCGGCGCAGCAGGGCGCGGGCGATGGCCACGCGCTGGCGCTCACCGCCCGACAGCCTGGTGCCGCGATGCCCGACGAGCGTCTCCAGACCGTCGGGCAGCCGCGCGACCAGCCCGTCCAGCCGGGTCGTCTTCAGCACGCGGGTGAGGGAGCCCTCGTCCGCGTCCGGATTGCCGAGCAGCAGATTGGCGCGCAGCGAGCCCGACAGCACCGGCGCGTCCTGCTCGACATAGCCGATCGCGGAGCGCAGTTGAGGCAGCTCCCAGTCCGCCAGATCCCGCCCGTCCAGCGAGATGGTCCCGCCCTCGGGGTCGTAGAACCGCTCGATCAGCGAGAAGACCGTCGTCTTGCCGGCCCCCGACGGACCCACGAACGCCGTCATGCCCCGCGCGGGCACGGCGAACGTCACCCCGTGATGGACGTACGGCAGATCCTCCGCGTACCGGAAGCGCACGTCCTCGAAGGCCAGCGCGGCGGGCTCCGCCCCGGTGGCGGGCAACGGCGCGGGCTGCGCGGCCGGTTCGGCGGGCAGCCGCAGCGCCTCCTGGATCCGGGCCAGCGCCGCCGCCCCCGTCTGGTACTGCGTGATCGCGCCGACGACCTGTTGGATCGGCGACATCAGATAGAAGACGTACAGCAGGAACGCCACCAGCGTGCCGATGTCGATCGCCCCGGTCGCCACCCGCGCCCCGCCCACCGCGAGCACCGTGATGAACGCGATCTGCATGGCGAGCCCGGCCGTGTTGCCCGCCGCGGCCGACCACTTGGCGGCCCGCACGCTCTGCCGCCACGACTCCTCGGCGGCCTCGTGCAGCGTCCGCTCCTCACGGTGCTCCGCGCCGGACGCCTTCACCGTGCGCAGCGCGCTGAGGATCCGCTCCAGCGAAGCCCCCATCACACCGACCGCGTCCTGCGCCTGCCGGCTGGCCTTGTTGATGCGCGGCACGATCACGCCGAGCACCGTGCCGGCGCCCAGGATCACGGCGAGCGTGACCGCGAGCAGCACCGGATCCACCAGCCCCATCATCACCACCGTCGCTGCCAGGGTCAGCCCTCCGGTGCCGAGCCCCACCAGCGAATCGGTCGTGACCTCGCGCAGCAGCGTCGTGTCGGAGGTGATCCGGGCCATCAGATCGCCCGGCTCACTGCGGTCCACGGCCGTGATCCGCAGCCGCAGCAGATACGACGACAGGGCGCGCCGCGCGCCGAGCACCACCGACTCGGCGGTGCGCCGCAGCACGTATGAACCCAGCGCGCCCAGCGCCGCGTTGGCGACCACCAGCGCCGACATGATCACCAGCGCCCCGGTGATGGCCCGGTCATGGGACAGGTCGTCGATCAACTCCCGTGCCACCAGCGGCAGAAGCAGCCCCGTGGCACCCGTGACCAGTGAGAGCAGGGCGCCCACCAGCAGGGTCCACCGGTGTGGGCGCACATAGCCCAGGAGCAGCCGCCAGGTGGGCGGAGCGGCGGGGTTCTCGGCGATGCTCACGGGGCTCCTCCGGAGTCGTACGGAGCATTCAGGCTACGTCGGCTCCCGGCCGCGGGGCCTGCCGGTTTCCGGGAGGGTAAAATACCCCTAAGGGTATGAAGAGGAGTGGACGTGGAGCTTCAGTTCGAGGGCGATGACCTCAAGTCGGTGCTGAACCGGCTGCGCCGGGCGCAGGGGCAGATCTCCGGAGTGATCAGGATGATCGAGGAGGGCCGCGACTGCGAGGACGTGGTCACCCAGCTCGCCGCCGCCTCGCGCGCCCTCGACCGGGCCGGCTTCGCGATCATCGCGACCGGGCTGCAGCAGTGCCTCACCGACACCGAGAAGGGCCGCGACAACGGGGAGACGACGGAGCAGATGAAGGCCCGCCTGGAGAAGCTCTTCCTGTCGCTGGCGTAGGCGCGGTCGTGACCGGAAGCGGAGGTGAAGGCCGCCGCCTCCGTGCCTCTACCGATCAGTCACGTCTAGGGTCGGATGTGCACGAAGATCCGCGGAGGAAAGGTTTGGCACCATGGCGCAGGAAGTGCGGGGCGTGATCGCACCGGGCAAGGACGAGGCCGTGCGTGTGGAGACGATCGTCGTGCCGGATCCGGGGCCGGGCGAAGCCGTCGTACAGGTGCAGGCCTGCGGGGTGTGTCACACCGACCTGCACTACAAGCAGGGCGGCATCAGCGACGACTTCCCCTTCCTGCTCGGTCACGAGGCGGCCGGCGTGGTGGAGTCGGTCGGCGAGGGTGTCACGGACGTCGCACCCGGTGACTTCGTCATCCTCAACTGGCGTGCCGTGTGCGGCAACTGCCGCGCCTGTCTGCGCGGGCGCCCCTGGTACTGCTTCGACACCCACAACGCCAAGCAGAAGATGACCCTCGCCGCCACCGGCCAGGAGCTCTCCCCGGCGCTCGGCATCGGCGCCTTCGCCGAGAAGACGCTGGTCGCGGCCGGACAGTGCACCAAGGTCGACCGGTCGGTGGCCCCGGCGGTGGCCGGACTGCTGGGCTGCGGGGTGATGGCGGGCATCGGCGCCGCCATCAACACCGGCGGTGTGGGCCGCGGCGACTCCGTCGCCGTCATCGGCTGCGGCGGTGTCGGCGACGCGGCCATCGCCGGATCGAACCTGGCCGGCGCCGCGAAGATCATCGCCGTGGACATCGACGACCGGAAGCTGGCCAAGGCCCGCACGATGGGCGCCACGCACACCGTCAACTCCAAGGAGACCGATCCGGTCGCGGCGATCCGCGAGCTGACCGGCGGCTTCGGAGCCGACGTCGTGATCGAGGCGGTCGGCCGCCCGGAGACGTACCGGCAGGCCTTCTACGCCCGCGACCTGGCCGGCACGGTCGTCCTGGTCGGCGTGCCCACCCCCGAGATGAAGCTCGAACTGCCGCTGCTCGACGTCTTCGGCCGCGGCGGGTCGCTCAAGTCCTCCTGGTACGGCGACTGCCTGCCCTCCCGCGACTTCCCGATGCTGATCGACCTGCACCAGCAGGGCCGCCTGGACCTGGGCGCGTTCGTCACCGAGACCATCCAGCTGGACGAGGTGGAGAAGGCGTTCGAGCGGATGCACCACGGCGACGTCCTGCGCTCGGTGGTGGTGCTCTGATGGCCGCCCGCATCGAACGCCTCGTCACCTCCGGGCAGTTCACGCTCGACGGCGGCACCTGGGACGTCGACAACAACGTGTGGCTGGTCGGCGACGACCACGAGGTCGTCGTCATCGACGCCGCCCACGACGCCGACGCCATCGCCGAGGCCGTCGGCGACCGGCGCCTCACCGCGATCGTGTGCACCCACGCCCACAACGACCACATCGACGCCGCGCCCGCCCTGGCCGACCGCACCGGCGCCACGATCTGGCTGCACCCGGACGACCTGCCGCTGTGGAAGCTGACCCACCCGGACCGCGACCCCGACGCCCACCTCCTGGACGGCCAGGTCATCGAGGCGGCGGGCGCCGACCTGACGGTCCTGCACACCCCGGGGCACGCACCGGGCGCGGTCTGTCTGCACGACCCCGGCCTGGGCGTCGTCTTCACCGGCGACACCCTGTTCCAGGGCGGCCCCGGCGCCACCGGCCGCTCCTACTCCCACTTCCCGACGATCATCGACTCGATCCGCGACCGGCTGCTCACCCTCCCGCCCGAGACCAGGGTCCTCACCGGCCACGGCGAGACGACCACCATCGGCGACGAGGCCCCGCACCTGGCGGAGTGGATCGACCGAGGCCACTGAGGCCGGAACCGGTCGGACCGGAAAACCCGTGGTCAGGGGCGTGGCGCGACCGTACGATCACGCCCCATGACCACCAACACGCTCGTGACCCTGCATGACGTACGCGTCCTGCGCTGCGCTCCCGACGGCCCGCCCCTGGACAGCGAGAGCGCGGCGCTCGATCTGATCGGCGACGCCTTCGGGCAGGAGGCCGAGGTGGTCGCCGTGCCCGTGGAGCGCGCCGGGGACGAGTTCTTCCGGCTGCGGTCGGGCGTCGCGGGCGCGGTCATGCAGAAGTTCGCGAACTACCGGCTGCGCCTGGTCCTCGTCGGCGACATCTCCCACCACATTGCCGAGAGCACGGCCCTGCGCGACTTCGTCCACGAGACCAACGGCGGCGGTCACATCTGGTTCCTGCCGACCTACGACGACCTCGACGCCCGCCTGCGCCCGGCCGGGTGACCCCTCGACAGGACCGGTAAAAGACGACAGAAGATGTCCGGCTTACCCGGCACCCTCGGGAACGACACCGCACACGAGGCACGGGAGGCCGGACATGTCACAGCCGCTGAAGGACAGGGTCGCGCTGGTCGCCGGGGCGACACGGGGAGCCGGACGCGGCATCGCCGTGGAGCTCGGGGCGGCCGGCGCCACCGTCTACGTCACGGGACGCAGCACACGCGCCCGGCGCTCGGAGTACGACCGCCCGGAGACCATCGAGGACACCGCCGACCTGGTCACCGAGGCGGGCGGCCAGGGCATCGCCGTACCCACCGACCACCTCGACCCGACGCAGGTCCGCACCCTCGTGGACCGCATCGCCGACGAACAGGGCCGCCTCGACGTCCTCGTCAACGACGTCTGGGGCGGCGAGAAGCTCTTCGCCTGGGACAGCCCCGTCTGGGAGCACGACCTCGACAAGGGCCTCAGGCTGTTGCGCCTCGCGGTCGAGACCCACGCCATCACCAGCCACCACGCCCTGCCGCTGCTGCTGCGCCACCCGGGCGGACTGGTGGTCGAGATGACCGACGGCACGGCTGACTACAACAACGCCCACTACCGCAACTCCTTCTTCTACGACCTCGCCAAGGTGTCCGTGCTGCGCATGGCCTTCTCCCTCGGCCATGAACTCGGACCGCGCGGCGCCACCGCCGTCGCGCTCACCCCGGGCTGGCTGCGCTCGGAGATGATGCTGGAGGGCTTCGGTGTGCGGGAGGACAACTGGCGCGACGCCCTCGAACGCGTCCCGCACTTCGCCATCTCCGAGACCCCGCGCTACGTCGGCCGCGCCGTCGCCGCCCTCGCCGCCGACCCGGACGTGGCCCGCTGGAACGGCGAGTCCCTCTCCAGCGGGCAGCTCGCCCGGGTCTACGGCTTCACCGACCTCGACGGCAGCCGCCCCGACGCCTGGCGGTATCTGGTCGAGGTGCAGGACGCGGGGAAGCCGGCGGACCCGGCCGGTTACCGCTGAGCGGGCACCGCGTCGGCCGCGGGGGACGGCCAGCGCGCCGAGTGGCCCGGCGGGAGGCCCAGGTCCTCCCGCACCGCCGTGTAGTAGCCCTCGCGTCCGGCGCGCTGCCGCTCCAGCAGCGATTGCCAGGCCTTGGGATCCCGGGTGCTCGCGCGTACGAAACGCTCCATCTCCATCGCCGTCATCACCCAGTCCCGTGCCCGGTCCACCACCACGGTGCTGCCGAGCATGATCAGCGCCTCGCCCGCCGGATCCCGGCGGCTGGTCGCCTCGCCCAGCAGCGGTTTGGCCTCCTCCAGGGGCAGGGGATCCGGGTGCGGGTCGACGCCGAGCGCGGCGGCGACCCGGAACGACACCGTGACCGTCTTCTTCACCGAGTGCGCGTAGTCGGCGTACACCGCCAGCTTGCGCTCCTCCCAACGCGCCGCCTGCTCCCGGCGAAACCTCGCCTGATCACCCCGCACGACGACCACGTACGAACCGAGCGCGCCGATCACGACGCCGAGGAGCGCGG
It encodes:
- a CDS encoding ABC transporter ATP-binding protein codes for the protein MSATANQLSTRGLDLRYGDRTVVGGLDLTLPGGAVTAIVGPNACGKSTLLRGLSRLLAPAAGSVTLDGADIHRMSARALARRMGLLPQQPVTPEAITVEALVRLGRYPHQRLLNPWSAADQKAVDEALERTGTAALRDQPVDQLSGGQRQRAWIALALAQDTELLLLDEPTTFLDLRHQLDVLDLVAALHAEAGRTVVMVLHDLGQAARYADHMVVLEDGRLAAAGAPADVLDAELVKSVFDVDCRVIPDPETGTPLVVPKGSAVRHSAATA
- a CDS encoding FecCD family ABC transporter permease, whose translation is MSAAVVSVRTKSTSRARVRRRVLLFAATGLALLFALLTVSLTTGEIPMPAGTALRALVGLGDPGDVLVVQQFRAPRSVAAIVAGAGLAAAGCVLQRLFRNPLASPDVMGVTGGASLGAVALIAAGASQALIPLGALGGGLLAALLLGVFAWGSGLAVTRLVLTGLAVQAGLAAAVNLMIVRFPAELAGSALQWTTGSVYGRTWTEVWGAGGAMVLALTAALAMHRRLAVLDLGDDSAGALGLRTSSARLQLLVIAVALASLAAALAGPVTFVALAVPHIVRFATGPPTAASLGLAALTGAVLLLASDLVVQHLLPIEGLPVGAVTATLGAPWLLVLMLRHSSPVRRDHG
- a CDS encoding ABC transporter ATP-binding protein, encoding MSIAENPAAPPTWRLLLGYVRPHRWTLLVGALLSLVTGATGLLLPLVARELIDDLSHDRAITGALVIMSALVVANAALGALGSYVLRRTAESVVLGARRALSSYLLRLRITAVDRSEPGDLMARITSDTTLLREVTTDSLVGLGTGGLTLAATVVMMGLVDPVLLAVTLAVILGAGTVLGVIVPRINKASRQAQDAVGVMGASLERILSALRTVKASGAEHREERTLHEAAEESWRQSVRAAKWSAAAGNTAGLAMQIAFITVLAVGGARVATGAIDIGTLVAFLLYVFYLMSPIQQVVGAITQYQTGAAALARIQEALRLPAEPAAQPAPLPATGAEPAALAFEDVRFRYAEDLPYVHHGVTFAVPARGMTAFVGPSGAGKTTVFSLIERFYDPEGGTISLDGRDLADWELPQLRSAIGYVEQDAPVLSGSLRANLLLGNPDADEGSLTRVLKTTRLDGLVARLPDGLETLVGHRGTRLSGGERQRVAIARALLRRPRLLLLDEATSQLDAVNEAALRDTVADVARTTTVLVVAHRLSTVTMADRIVVMDAGRVRAVGTHRELVAADPLYAELAATQFLATAE
- a CDS encoding metal-sensitive transcriptional regulator produces the protein MELQFEGDDLKSVLNRLRRAQGQISGVIRMIEEGRDCEDVVTQLAAASRALDRAGFAIIATGLQQCLTDTEKGRDNGETTEQMKARLEKLFLSLA
- a CDS encoding SDR family oxidoreductase, with the protein product MSQPLKDRVALVAGATRGAGRGIAVELGAAGATVYVTGRSTRARRSEYDRPETIEDTADLVTEAGGQGIAVPTDHLDPTQVRTLVDRIADEQGRLDVLVNDVWGGEKLFAWDSPVWEHDLDKGLRLLRLAVETHAITSHHALPLLLRHPGGLVVEMTDGTADYNNAHYRNSFFYDLAKVSVLRMAFSLGHELGPRGATAVALTPGWLRSEMMLEGFGVREDNWRDALERVPHFAISETPRYVGRAVAALAADPDVARWNGESLSSGQLARVYGFTDLDGSRPDAWRYLVEVQDAGKPADPAGYR
- a CDS encoding MBL fold metallo-hydrolase; translation: MAARIERLVTSGQFTLDGGTWDVDNNVWLVGDDHEVVVIDAAHDADAIAEAVGDRRLTAIVCTHAHNDHIDAAPALADRTGATIWLHPDDLPLWKLTHPDRDPDAHLLDGQVIEAAGADLTVLHTPGHAPGAVCLHDPGLGVVFTGDTLFQGGPGATGRSYSHFPTIIDSIRDRLLTLPPETRVLTGHGETTTIGDEAPHLAEWIDRGH
- a CDS encoding FecCD family ABC transporter permease; the encoded protein is MPFRALRHIPLFLTGLAALALCTALSLALGARSVPLGTVADALFGNAHGREALVVTGLRLPRTVIGLAVGAALGVAGAVAQGITRNPLASPTTLGINAGAGFAVVVAIFALKLNSPAQYVWFAFAGAAAAALLAQALARRAGDIDAVRLALGGTVLQLVLLSWTNAVMLMNQRTLDEARFWLAGSLSGRALDVLWPVLPTLLLGLVVALAVAPALNALALGDDSAQALGVPVARIRLAGGIAVVLLAGSAVAVAGPIAFIGLAAPHLVRPLLGGDHRLLVPGCLIAGPLLLLAADVLGRLVIRPSELEVGIVTAFLGAPLLALLARRAAR
- a CDS encoding DUF4180 domain-containing protein; its protein translation is MTTNTLVTLHDVRVLRCAPDGPPLDSESAALDLIGDAFGQEAEVVAVPVERAGDEFFRLRSGVAGAVMQKFANYRLRLVLVGDISHHIAESTALRDFVHETNGGGHIWFLPTYDDLDARLRPAG
- a CDS encoding (2Fe-2S)-binding protein → MSVARTLGDVYARLTELCTVLSVRVAEEGRAGVSAAELVKDESVLDAFVAAEAARIHDRYGVVPRRDVAASRALHDYAWSVSLLMSGARYLERRVPRIRPEDLRLDLATAEFTITPGSDLTCLTDDPAARLPGVVTVPHEEALDGELRAAVADHMGPLLDAIGPIARRRSRALWGMVCDDLVSGIWYLGRMLGREDEAVRAAGRLLPGPVAPYPSGADFRHLTTDDGRRHPTRTRAGCCMYYTIRPAEACATCPRTCDAERLRRLQG
- a CDS encoding S-(hydroxymethyl)mycothiol dehydrogenase: MAQEVRGVIAPGKDEAVRVETIVVPDPGPGEAVVQVQACGVCHTDLHYKQGGISDDFPFLLGHEAAGVVESVGEGVTDVAPGDFVILNWRAVCGNCRACLRGRPWYCFDTHNAKQKMTLAATGQELSPALGIGAFAEKTLVAAGQCTKVDRSVAPAVAGLLGCGVMAGIGAAINTGGVGRGDSVAVIGCGGVGDAAIAGSNLAGAAKIIAVDIDDRKLAKARTMGATHTVNSKETDPVAAIRELTGGFGADVVIEAVGRPETYRQAFYARDLAGTVVLVGVPTPEMKLELPLLDVFGRGGSLKSSWYGDCLPSRDFPMLIDLHQQGRLDLGAFVTETIQLDEVEKAFERMHHGDVLRSVVVL